A section of the Telopea speciosissima isolate NSW1024214 ecotype Mountain lineage chromosome 3, Tspe_v1, whole genome shotgun sequence genome encodes:
- the LOC122655383 gene encoding serine carboxypeptidase-like 45, translated as MAYLVNAFEEIFQRSKTDFVAISTINRTGLRNFLSWVAIAAVVAVLIQISSSSENQETPSEAVKIIELPGQPKVNFQQFSGYITVDEKQDRALFYYLVESDLEPASKPLVLWLNGGPGCSSIGAGAFSEHGPFRPSGDILVRNEYSWNKEANMLYLETPAGVGFSYSANSSYYKVVDDDMTARDNFVFLQRWFAKFPEYKNRGFFIAGESYAGHYVPQLALVIVQSNKDKQFNLKGIALGNPLLEFTTDFNSRAMFLWSHGLITDSTYVAFTSVCNFTRYVSESFRFSVSSVCVGVMDQVSREVSKYVDQYDVTLDVCLLSLQAQSKALTRPQYEHKIDVCVRDETYIYLNWKHVQKALHARLVGVTNWSICSKVIHYKLLNLEIPTVPILCSLIQSGIRVMVYSGDQDSIIPLTGSRTLVHGLAKELGLNTTVTYRVWFAQKQVVELKEQLKAVTLQRKKAEIATAEILAVLEKHGFSDFSETFDSNSDQEGILCESKEGTESPNKLESSMISKARMIKLVELSGLEQRGSPESGRSLSWKSCPDSPTSLKSEDMGQARRKRSSFISSGGSSSRRNLGKSCRQLKRKETRYQFSPLVVF; from the exons ATGGCTTATCTGGTGAATGCATTTGAGGAAATATTCCAACGGTCTAAGACTGATTTTGTGGCCATATCTACTATTAACCGGACAGGTTTAAG GAATTTTCTTTCATGGGTGGCTATTGCAGCAGTTGTTGCAGTTTTAATTCAaatatcttcatcatctgagAACCAAGAAACTCCTTCAGAGGCTGTAAAAATCATTGAGTTGCCTGGGCAACCAAAGGTTAATTTCCAGCAATTCTCAGGATACATCACTGTGGATGAAAAGCAAGACAGAGCTCTGTTTTACTACCTTGTTGAGTCAGACTTAGAACCAGCTTCTAAGCCTCTTGTTCTTTGGTTAAATGGAG GGCCAGGTTGTTCATCAATTGGAGCAGGGGCATTCTCTGAACATGGACCCTTTAGACCAAGTGGAGACATATTAGTCAGAAATGAGTATAGCTGGAACAAAG AAGCAAACATGTTATACTTAGAGACACCAGCAGGGGTAGGTTTCTCTTATTCTGCTAATTCCTCCTACTATAAAGTCGTGGATGATGATATGACTG CCAGAGATAATTTTGTGTTCCTGCAACGGTGGTTTGCCAAGTTTCCAGAATATAAGAACAGAGGTTTCTTCATCGCTGGAGAAAGCTATGCTG GTCATTATGTCCCACAACTTGCGCTGGTCATTGTTCAGTCCAACAAGGACAAGCAATTCAATCTCAAAGGCATCGCT CTTGGAAATCCTCTTTTGGAGTTCACAACTGACTTCAATTCAAGGGCTATGTTTCTTTGGTCTCATGGTTTGATTACAGATTCAACATATGTCGCGTTCACTTCAGTTTGTAACTTCACTCGCTACGTGAGTGAATCTTTCAGATTCTCTGTTTCCTCTGTTTGTGTGGGAGTGATGGATCAGGTCAGCAGAGAAGTCAGCAAATATGTTGATCAGTATGATGTCACACTTGATGTCTGTCTGTTATCCCTTCAAGCACAATCAAAGGCTCTCACTCGCCCG CAATATGAACATAAAATAGATGTCTGTGTACGAGAtgaaacatatatttatttaaacTGGAAACATGTACAGAAGGCTCTCCACGCTCGTCTTGTGGGTGTCACCAATTGGAGTATATGTAGTAA AGTAATCCACTATAAGCTGCTGAACTTAGAGATACCAACAGTTCCTATCCTGTGCTCACTTATCCAATCTGGGATTAGGGTCATGGTTTACAG TGGAGATCAAGATTCTATTATACCATTGACTGGGAGTCGGACATTGGTCCATGGATTAGCAAAGGAATTGGGACTGAACACAACTGTGACGTATAGGGTTTGGTTTGCACAGAAGCAG GTGGTGGAGCTGAAGGAACAACTAAAAGCGGTGACTcttcaaagaaagaaagctgAGATAGCAACTGCTGAGATTCTTGCAGTTTTAGAAAAGCATGGGTTCAGTGACTTCTCTGAGACATTTGATTCAAACTCTGACCAAGAAGGTATCCTCTGTGAATCTAAGGAGGGTACTGAATCTCCAAATAAACTGGAAAGCTCCATGATTTCGAAAGCAAGGATGATCAAATTGGTGGAGTTATCTGGTTTGGAGCAGAGAGGTTCTCCTGAATCTGGAAGAAGCTTATCTTGGAAAAGCTGCCCAGATAGTCCAACTTCTCTCAAATCGGAGGACATGGGTCAGGCCAGGAGGAAGCGGAGCAGTTTCATTTCTAGTGGTGgatcttcttcaagaagaaatttgGGTAAATCATGCCGCCAGCTAAAGCGAAAAGAGACGAGGTATCAGTTCTCACCTTTAGTTGTTTTCTGA